A section of the Campylobacter lanienae NCTC 13004 genome encodes:
- a CDS encoding hotdog domain-containing protein, producing the protein MSEYDESLQDVGLIDSSERFQGILNIPISINSTLCGGIINMKPNYAKTALMTSNEMVFDDEKLIHGGFIFGAAEWAAHVAINTQYSVTISAKVNLYAPAKVGDLVEFEAHAYFEESKKREIKVIGTIKDIKVFEGTYQVVVLEEHIFKLQQKKKVNGEEEQ; encoded by the coding sequence ATGAGCGAATATGATGAGAGCTTACAAGATGTCGGATTGATAGATAGTTCAGAGCGTTTCCAAGGAATTTTAAATATCCCAATTTCTATAAACTCAACCCTATGCGGTGGGATAATTAACATGAAACCAAACTATGCCAAAACCGCCCTGATGACTAGCAATGAGATGGTATTTGATGATGAAAAGCTAATTCATGGTGGATTTATATTTGGGGCTGCTGAGTGGGCGGCACATGTAGCTATAAATACACAATACTCAGTAACTATAAGCGCTAAAGTAAATTTATATGCTCCAGCTAAGGTTGGGGATTTGGTTGAATTCGAAGCTCACGCATATTTCGAAGAGTCTAAAAAGCGTGAAATCAAGGTTATAGGCACCATAAAAGATATAAAAGTCTTTGAGGGCACCTATCAAGTAGTTGTCTTAGAAGAGCATATATTTAAACTTCAACAAAAGAAAAAAGTAAATGGCGAAGAGGAGCAATAG